In Phoenix dactylifera cultivar Barhee BC4 chromosome 1, palm_55x_up_171113_PBpolish2nd_filt_p, whole genome shotgun sequence, the genomic stretch ttttatgaggTCAACAGCATAGCCAACCACATTTATCTATGCTACCTAACAACTACAGTTAACCGTCTAGTTTCTATTCTCCCCAGATAAACAAAAAATTCTCCAGTATCCATGTTTGAAGGGAATCCTTTCTTATCCACTCACCCTTCCATTATATCTGTCGCCTGATCCCTGTTTGCACAGGCAAGCAGGTTAATGACACCTATGAAGAGTGAACATAGGACAATGCAGAAAATAGTGCCTGCTCGACGGTCAGCAAGAGAAGAAAGGCCGCTGCCAACACTGAAATTGTAGCCCATGGGCTGCCACAATAGTCTCGCCTCAAAGCAGCAAGCCTTTTGTGCCATTTGACTTCATAAAACCTGTTTACTTCCCTAATCTGATTTGCAAGATAGTTCTTTTCCGGAAAATAGTGTATCTGACTGCCCAAATGATTGAAGAGGTTTGCCACTGCTTGATCATTGCTTTGCTTATGTTCCAGTATGCCTTTCAAGTGGAGCAATCGCACGTCCTCAGCCTGGTCGATGATGCAGTCCATAAAGAGTGCGTATATCGTAATATACATCTCAGCTTTCAAATAGCACTGTTCGAAAGCTATGAGGTTTCGGAAGAGAGGACCGGTATAGTCATAGATTTGCAGTGGTGGTATCTCCATCCGCCCACTCCTAAACATTAAATACAAATTCCGGAGGCATAGCCATGGCGTGAGCTTCATCTTCCTTCTCTGGAATTGTATGTTCAAGAAACTGTCTGCCTGTTCCTTCTTCTTGAACTTCACCCCAGCCCTGAGGAGCTCCGTCGCACTAGGAATCCACTTGGGTGTAGATCCTCGTGGAGGATCAACTTCTGCTTTCTTACACTTAAACTTCATGAGTTTAGGAATACATCCTGATGCAGATGTCGAAGTCGGTGCAGATGTCGAAGCCCCTTGTGAAGGAGCAGCTTCTCCTGGTGCAGATGTAGACTCTGCTGGCTTTTCTGAAGGGATCCGAGATGaataaaatagatggagcagATGATGGTATTCTCCGGGGGACTTCTTCTTGAATGATTTGGATTCCTCGGGTTGGATGCCCTTGAAAAGCCTGAGAGCAAGGTCAACAAGATTAATCTGTCCATCCTCGCATGGTATGAGACGATCAAATAGCAATTGGATGATGAAGAAAGGAATTTGGTTCTCAAGCTTCAGCAGATCATAAATCACTACATCAATAGTGAACAACCCTGCCACAGTTGGGCCCTCAAGCTGTTCATCCTTCTCGTCGATATTTAAAACAACCTCCCGTTCCCTCGTCTCCACCATACACTCTAGTCTCCTTGGATTCCATGATTCCTTCCTGGAACACATGAGATAAATGATGAAGCACCCATCAAGCAACATGATCAATGCCATATCTTGGGCATTCAGTTTGGAGAATTCCTCAGAGTAGCAGCTCCGAACCGTCTCATCGTGTTTCTTCAACTCCAACAAGCACTCCTTCAGCAATTGACTTCGATGATGGGATAGAAGGTGCCGGACACACCGCCACTTGTGGTACTTCATGAAGGCACTCTCGCGGCTGTTGTGGTGAAAAGGTCCGACGGAAGCAATCACTGGTTCGTAGGCTTCAATATCCAACGGTCGGATGTGCTCGGGGACCTTGAAGATGGTGCATGGTCTCTTGGGATGGCCCATGGGTTGGGCTAAATCTACCTTTTTCCTCACTTCATCGATCCACGCCTCGTCGGTTCTGCAGCTAGCGGTAGATGCGTCGGTGGAAGGCTTTCCTCTGCTTGCATAAGACGGTATCGGACCTGGCAGGGTCAGGGGATTCTTCGTCGATTTACAGAGTACGTGAGCAATTAAGTTACTATAACTTCTAAGAGAAATTATCTAACAGACATTTAGttcaaaaattataataattgattttccATGCAAAAATTCCCCAGTTGCTGCGAGCAAGCTATTTTTATTATACAATACCTTGAACATGGGTCCAACAAATTTGACAGGATGCCTTTTGTAATAAATTATGCAAGTGACGGTATGCAAGTAATCTCTAAGATTTAATTATTTCTCATGCAGAAACAAGCAAAAGTTTCAAAATTAAAGATCTAGACATCTACTAGGAATAAGGATTTTCTATGGTTCGTTTAAAACCATATCACATCCATGATCCAAGAACTCCAAGAGAAATTATTAG encodes the following:
- the LOC103721809 gene encoding UPF0481 protein At3g47200-like; protein product: MDRGMDPQYRRPKRGGITKSILAPITRFLSRFSTPDGPENGLAVSPSFSPIPSYASRGKPSTDASTASCRTDEAWIDEVRKKVDLAQPMGHPKRPCTIFKVPEHIRPLDIEAYEPVIASVGPFHHNSRESAFMKYHKWRCVRHLLSHHRSQLLKECLLELKKHDETVRSCYSEEFSKLNAQDMALIMLLDGCFIIYLMCSRKESWNPRRLECMVETREREVVLNIDEKDEQLEGPTVAGLFTIDVVIYDLLKLENQIPFFIIQLLFDRLIPCEDGQINLVDLALRLFKGIQPEESKSFKKKSPGEYHHLLHLFYSSRIPSEKPAESTSAPGEAAPSQGASTSAPTSTSASGCIPKLMKFKCKKAEVDPPRGSTPKWIPSATELLRAGVKFKKKEQADSFLNIQFQRRKMKLTPWLCLRNLYLMFRSGRMEIPPLQIYDYTGPLFRNLIAFEQCYLKAEMYITIYALFMDCIIDQAEDVRLLHLKGILEHKQSNDQAVANLFNHLGSQIHYFPEKNYLANQIREVNRFYEVKWHKRLAALRRDYCGSPWATISVLAAAFLLLLTVEQALFSALSYVHSS